The Pyrenophora tritici-repentis strain M4 chromosome 3, whole genome shotgun sequence genome has a window encoding:
- a CDS encoding PDE1, Low-affinity cAMP phosphodiesterase, with translation MKEDDGRVVRRSSGHSNEPAIQVICLGSGGGPSEDNVTGFLVRSTATQWAKNSVIAVDAGSHLASITRILAKDFPLVSEPDPPLPSSRNGNANSNGAYDHSESPSPGAAPVSPSDDESEADTPNSERDLPVTITTLKHGAFAGLPFPHQSARANALHVVREHISTYLITHPHLDHVSGFVINTAAFHNTSRPKRLAALPFTVNAIKMHIFNNVIWPNLTDEDGGVGLVTFQRLAEGGNIALGEGSGRGFIEVCDGLEVKGFKVSHGHCMQGPGHVHRGSNANLLETSSAQHPTSAHQLDGQEGRSMSFSYTSQSAPGTPGLSGADTGRRASGTTVPPPQQSSEDHCVIDSTAYFIRTESTPTTPKREILIFGDVEPDSLSLSPRTSQIWSEAAPKIASGILTGIFIEVSYTNAQSDAVLFGHLAPRHLLEELCALGDMVKERKKETEREKEENRTRKKRKRASNTLQLDGLGEKDRGKRLGVPKGIDSPISSTNQNINNISNDDDVMSDYPTSHGDTGTHTPNPLHSSHHQHTSDPHASHPSAPAALNLSSVSAEHSRAMLSAAFDSPLKGVKVVIIHVKDTFADGPLVGDQILEELREGEATLQEQGRGLGCQFEISVAGGSYWF, from the exons ATGAAAGAAGATGATGGTAGAGTGGTCCGGAGGTCTTCTGGACACTCAAACGAACCTGCTATTCAAGTAATATGCTTA GGCTCTGGGGGTGGACCAAGCGAAGACAACGTCACTGGCTTTCTAGTAAGGTCGACCGCAACACAGTGGGCGAAAAACTCCGTCATTGCTGTAGATGCAGGTTCCCATCTCGCATCCATCACCCGCATATTAGCGAAGGACTTCCCGCTCGTCTCCGAACCGGACCCGCCTTTACCGTCATCTCGGAACGGTAACGCCAACAGCAATGGAGCTTACGACCATTCCGAATCGCCGTCGCCAGGTGCCGCGCCCGTCTCACCTTCAGATGACGAATCCGAGGCTGACACGCCAAACTCTGAGAGAGATCTGCCTGTCACCATCACGACACTCAAGCATGGTGCGTTTGCGGGTCTGCCGTTTCCGCATCAGAGTGCTAGGGCAAATGCGCTGCATGTTGTAAGGGAACATATATCGACATATCTCATTACACATCCGCATCTCGATCACGTGTCAGGCTTCGTTATCAACACAGCAGCTTTTCATAACACGTCGCGACCAAAACGACTAGCAGCGTTACCCTTTACGGTGAATGCCATAAAGATGCACATCTTCAACAACGTTATATGGCCAAATCTCACAGACGAAGACGGTGGTGTAGGTCTCGTGACCTTCCAGAGACTTGCAGAAGGCGGTAATATTGCGCTAGGCGAAGGAAGCGGGAGAGGATTCATCGAAGTATGTGATGGTCTAGAGGTTAAGGGATTCAAAGTAAGCCATGGACATTGCATGCAAGGACCGGGTCATGTACATCGCGGATCGAATGCCAATCTTCTGGAAACATCGAGCGCACAACACCCAACTTCTGCCCATCAGTTAGACGGCCAAGAGGGTCGCTCCATGAGCTTCTCGTACACGTCGCAAAGCGCACCTGGTACTCCTGGCTTGAGCGGTGCAGATACAGGCCGACGAGCCAGTGGCACCACCGTCCCACCACCCCAACAATCATCCGAAGATCACTGTGTAATCGACTCTACCGCCTACTTCATTCGCACTGAATCGACACCTACTACTCCCAAACGCGAAATCCTCATCTTCGGCGACGTGGAACCAGACTCTCTATCCCTATCCCCACGCACCTCTCAAATATGGTCCGAAGCCGCGCCCAAGATAGCCTCTGGCATTCTAACCGGCATCTTCATAGAAGTCTCTTACACAAACGCGCAGTCCGACGCCGTCCTATTCGGCCACCTAGCACCCAGGCATTTGCTCGAGGAACTGTGCGCACTTGGCGACATGGTCAAGGAGCGCAAGAAGGAGACAGAGCGGGAGAAAGAAGAAAATCGGAcaagaaagaagagaaagcGAGCCAGTAACACCTTGCAACTGGATGGTCTAGGAGAAAAAGACCGCGGCAAACGTCTCGGTGTCCCCAAAGGCATCGACTCCCCCATCTCCTCCACCAACCAAAACATCAATAACATCAgcaacgacgacgacgtCATGAGCGATTACCCCACATCCCACGGCGACACGGGAACGCATACGCCCAACCCACTCCACTCCTCGCACCACCAACACACCTCTGACCCTCATGCTTCCCACCCTTCAGCCCCCGCAGCGCTAAACCTCTCGTCCGTATCCGCGGAACACAGCCGCGCCATGCTCTCTGCGGCGTTTGACTCACCGCTGAAAGGCGTAAAAGTGGTGATTATACATGTCAAAGATACGTTTGCGGATGGGCCGCTGGTCGGCGATCAGATTCTGGAGGAGTTGAGGGAGGGAGAAGCCACATTGCAGGAGCAGGGTAGGGGGTTGGGTTGTCAGTTTGAAATCAGTGTTGCCGGGGGGAGTTATTGGTTTTAG
- a CDS encoding cytochrome P450 3A10 — protein sequence MAPYPPMRNVAPNEPSPYVFPFDLGASLTTSQPLHSQAQPQGQNSASTTPHGLAASSIAPKNRQKTMSSAPRGRNPAGGSARGRSSKSATPRSKAAQSAPKPMLKLKLNTKALTEAEDPKPAVTAQHNDTDELPQYTPTPFTTRTGRTVKQPLHFDDVQDSSYTIDQSSDRVDDGVNSASDSSYESHHGKASLSSQQQSTPRAIRRPQTEASWNTPLPKIDKEYVPVPNTPQAHPSHQEPPTYVPETGDAYQIFDALKRTTKIHLDLPCLTNAQNPELPQPYSAKSLVQIYLLAYQQKEWDLCDVIADTWMRAFHELRDKDQRSDSKDATWRHNKVLEGRKRKAKEAWKRGKKIFSEFDLNPKDYELTIADPELDADVTAVHPNLLNILYKHTDTKCGARMLWADALALGGDKTEKIMAATVNTGVGLHAELVFNVMQTGLRMLRRNLTLKIEESTEGAWCKRYHEHSKYDLPCYREKAWGWKNGVVDGGGDDDDSDGERREMNGDAAELDDVDDFEAMMLEEFDGKRGFGGDGEISGAKRVKRGGDAGDDSDSEYE from the exons ATGGCGCCCTATCCACCAATGCGCAATGTAGCGCCCAATGAACCTTCTCCCTACGTGTTTCCCTTCGACTTAGGAGCTTCATTAACGACTTCTCAGCCGCTCCACTCGCAAGCTCAACCACAGGGTCAGAACAGCGCCTCAACCACACCCCACGGACTCGCAGCATCCAGCATCGCGCCAAAGAACAGACAGAAGACCATGTCATCTGCACCGAGGGGACGAAACCCTGCAGGTGGTAGTGCCCGAGGCAGGTCATCAAAGTCAGCGACACCACGGTCCAAAGCTGCACAGAGTGCGCCAAAGCCCATGTTGAAGCTCAAGCTCAACACGAAGGCGCTCACTGAGGCTGAGGACCCCAAACCGGCCGTCACTGCGCAGCATAACGATACAGATGAGCTTCCACAGTATACTCCGACACCGTTCACGACCCGCACTGGGCGAACCGTCAAACAACCACTACACTTTGATGATGTGCAGGATAGCAGCTACACGATCGACCAGAGCTCTGATCGTGTAGATGATGGAGTCAACTCAGCGAGCGACTCAA GTTACGAGTCACACCACGGAAAGGCAAGCCTGTCATCACAGCAGCAGTCAACTCCAAGAGCTATCCGTCGTCCCCAGACTGAGGCATCCTGGAACACGCCTCTACCAAAGATTGACAAAGAATATGTCCCAGTCCCCAACACACCGCAAGCACATCCAAGCCATCAAGAACCACCCACCTACGTACCCGAAACCGGCGACGCATACCAAATCTTCGACGCCCTCAAACGCACCACAAAGATCCACCTCGACCTCCCCTGCCTCACCAACGCGCAAAACCCCGAGCTCCCCCAGCCCTACAGTGCCAAATCCCTCGTGCAAATCTACCTCCTCGCCTACCAGCAAAAAGAATGGGACCTATGCGATGTCATCGCCGACACCTGGATGCGCGCTTTCCACGAACTACGAGACAAAGACCAGCGCAGCGACTCCAAAGACGCAACATGGCGCCACAACAAAGTGCTCGAAGGACGGAAGCGCAAAGCCAAGGAAGCGTGGAAACGCGGTAAAAAAATATTTTCGGAATTCGACCTCAATCCAAAGGACTACGAGCTCACCATTGCGGACCCCGAGCTCGATGCCGATGTCACAGCCGTCCACCCTAATCTGCTAAACATATTGTACAAGCACACAGACACCAAGTGCGGCGCGCGCATGCTGTGGGCTGATGCACTGGCTCTTGGCGGCGATAAGACGGAGAAGATTATGGCGGCGACTGTGAACACGGGCGTGGGATTACATGCTGAGCTTGTGTTCAATGTTATGCAAACTGGTCTACGTATGCTGCGGCGCAACCTTACGCTCAAGATTGAAGAGAGCACCGAGGGCGCGTGGTGTAAGCGGTATCATGAGCATAGCAAGTATGACTTGCCTTGTTACCGCGAGAAGGCTTGGGGGTGGAAGAATGGGGTTGTTGATGGAGGAGGCGACGACGATGATAGTGATGGTGAGCGTAGGGAGATGAATGGTGATGCGGCTGAGCTGGATGACGTGGATGACTTTGAGGCGATGATGCTGGAGGAGTTTGATGGGAAGAGGGGGTTTGGTGGGGATGGGGAGATAAGTGGGGCGAAGCGTGTGAAACGTGGAGGGGATGCGGGTGATGACTCTGATAGTGAGTATGAGTGA
- a CDS encoding SPS1, Serine-threonine protein kinase codes for MFIWHSLKHVASGVAFLHERGVFHGDIKLANILLITPPKGEEYPLPKIADFGAAAIKPSPRIPLGHMGTFGWQPPEASYHHGPESDVWALGCMVHELAVGYLPIEVRESPNIDINEWFETNLCVPVGIEYIGIYKDMCFLMAFNPVTRTRTDNPSDTKSMVYSRLLNYVIMRALDTDHRTRITASQLHLFLPVLEEVANIFSILFDEICWIWFPRVGRMGQVLLILMSSSRCSMAWRVAQTNNRAAKC; via the coding sequence ATGTTTATCTGGCATTCGCTTAAACACGTTGCCTCCGGCGTCGCCTTCTTGCACGAGCGTGGTGTATTCCATGGCGATATCAAACTCGCAAACATTCTACTGATTACTCCTCCCAAGGGAGAGGAGTATCCTCTGCCAAAGATTGCTGACTTTGGAGCTGCGGCTATCAAACCTTCACCTAGGATCCCGTTGGGCCACATGGGTACGTTCGGCTGGCAGCCACCTGAGGCATCATATCACCATGGCCCTGAGTCCGATGTATGGGCGCTGGGGTGTATGGTCCATGAGCTTGCAGTGGGATACCTGCCCATAGAGGTTCGGGAGAGTCCGAATATCGACATCAACGAGTGGTTCGAGACCAATCTGTGCGTCCCTGTAGGAATAGAATACATTGGCATTTATAAGGACATGTGCTTCTTGATGGCTTTCAATCCAGTTACGCGGACGCGCACTGATAATCCGTCGGACACCAAGTCGATGGTGTACAGTAGGTTGCTCAACTACGTCATCATGCGCGCTCTGGATACGGATCACCGAACCCGCATCACTGCAAGCCAACTGCATCTCTTCCTTCCTGTACTCGAGGAGGTCGCGAATATCTTCTCGATTCTGTTCGACGAGATTTGCTGGATATGGTTCCCGAGAGTGGGGAGGATGGGACAGGTGTTACTGATTCTGATGTCTTCAAGCAGGTGTTCGATGGCATGGCGTGTTGCGCAGACAAACAACAGAGCTGCGAAATGTTAG
- a CDS encoding SPS1, Serine-threonine protein kinase — protein sequence MGILQRLRRSAKNFGLSSNETRHESAHFKKLGKAAGNVVLAMGKLNLGNGGKNKSNANTDGSYHDLEQHDRYSLIRHLGSGANGDVGLYTDIRSGKIVAFKTVNHDTKSTPNEVAVLKYLGHHPNIVRYHTYLRQPLKIVFEYCPVGDMLNYATSF from the coding sequence ATGGGAATTCTTCAGCGCCTCCGACGTTCTGCCAAGAACTTTGGATTATCATCGAACGAAACGCGTCATGAATCAGCACATTTCAAGAAGCTCGGTAAAGCCGCTGGAAATGTTGTGCTGGCAATGGGAAAACTTAACCTCGGTAACGGCGGCAAGAACAAGTCAAACGCTAACACTGATGGTAGTTACCATGATCTTGAGCAACACGATCGATACTCTCTTATCCGCCATCTAGGTTCTGGAGCGAACGGTGACGTAGGGCTCTATACTGACATACGATCTGGTAAAATAGTGGCTTTCAAAACGGTCAACCACGATACAAAGTCAACACCCAACGAAGTGGCAGTCTTGAAGTACCTGGGCCATCATCCGAACATCGTTCGATACCATACATATCTCCGTCAACCTCTGAAGATTGTCTTTGAGTATTGCCCTGTGGGTGACATGCTGAACTATGCGACTAGCTTCTAA
- a CDS encoding NAD-binding Rossmann fold oxidoreductase family protein, with the protein MSDSQKRIGLIGLSAKGSWATRSHLPYLQGTSHYKITALQNSSEASAQAAAKKYSLDGVATYDNPASIAKDPNVDIVAVSVNVPQHYDLIRPALEAGKDVFCEWPLARDLAEAKELTQLAKEKGVKTMVGLQARQSPSIIKAKEIIASGKLGKILGTTMFGHGLIFGGVIQESFIYGLPIEAGANLLTIPFGHAVDALCYVLNTELKDVSATLKNNYPEIMLIDDAYKPIELKKKTAHDFVSMNATLINGGGSVDVTYAPGLSRTGRDFCWEIIGSEGTLILEGPKMGGHVQMFQPTVKLAMGQAEEAEEVEVEKAADTAFNVGKAWDAWSGVGLDKGYSVTTWEQALVRHGMIDAIYCSAEKGTRENYV; encoded by the exons ATGTCAGACTCACAGAAGCGCATTGGGCTAATCGGCCTTTCCGCGAAAGG TTCTTGGGCAACCCGCTCCCACCTGCCATACCTGCAGGGAACCTCCCACTACAAGATCACAGCTCTTCAGAACAGCTCAGAAGCCTCTGCCCAAGCAGCAGCGAAGAAGTACTCCTTAGATGGGGTTGCAACCTACGACAATCCAGCATCAATCGCAAAAGATCCAAATGTCGATATTGTAGCTGTCAGCGTTAATGTGCCTCAGCACTACGACCTCATTCGCCCTGCGCTTGAAGCAGGCAAAGACGTCTTTTGTGAATGGCCTCTGGCTCGTGACCTAGCTGAGGCCAAAGAACTAACGCAATTGGCGAAAGAGAAGGGTGTGAAGACCATGGTTGGATTGCAGGCTCGCCAGAGCCCGTCCATCATAAAAGCAAAGGAGATTATCGCTTCTGGAAAACTAGGAAAGATCCTAGGAACGACCATGTTCGGTCATGGTCTCATCTTCGGTGGTGTCATCCAGGAAAGCTTCATCTACGGCCTACCAATCGAAGCAGGCGCAAACCTTCTCACCATACCATTTGGCCATGCTGTAGATGCACTATGCTACGTCCTGAACACTGAGCTCAAAGACGTCTCGGCCACGCTCAAAAACAACTATCCCGAGATTATGCTCATAGACGATGCCTACAAGCCCATTGAGctcaagaagaagacggcGCACGACTTTGTCAGCATGAATGCCACCCTCATCAATGGCGGCGGCAGCGTCGACGTAACTTACGCGCCGGGTTTATCTCGCACCGGCCGCGACTTTTGCTGGGAAATCATCGGTTCAGAAGGTACTTTAATACTCGAAGGACCAAAGATGGGCGGTCACGTGCAAATGTTCCAACCCACCGTCAAGCTTGCCATGGGGCAGGCAGAGGAAGCAGAAGAAGTCGAAGTCGAAAAGGCTGCCGACACGGCTTTCAACGTGGGCAAGGCGTGGGATGCTTGGAGTGGCGTAGGACTTGACAAAGGGTACAGTGTTACGACCTGGGAACAGGCACTTGTAAGACACGGGATGATCGATGCCATTTATTGCAGTGCAGAGAAAGGCACACGTGAAAACTATGTGTAG
- a CDS encoding ProP, Permease major facilitator superfamily: MASLPPILRSESSLSTQSSNKKPPPESPTPATSTYNDPESTPEPVFLTWESPSDPANPFNFSLSKKWRTTLLACFMTFVVQVSGTMFTSAAEQINASFHVSDEEFPHSYWPVLSWNLGGAAAPMLGLPLMENFGVRWSYLAIYAVLIIFIIPQALAHNFATLIVTRIITGSCTGVLANITSGIVSDMWRAGRAKSFSTSVYIFALLAGLNMGPVFGSLVVKYTTWRWIFFGQIIFYSALIPILFFLLPEVRPDVILAERARRIRATTGKEVYAEAERGHTSISEIVKETLVRPTRMLCTEGVVLSFGLWSAFCIGTAFMFTQSIVQVFSELYGWTFFGTGLVQSAVVVGELIGLVASLVQDRIYFASAKRNTETPGEPIPEARLYLSIPASFIGLSGGLFYFAWTSYSSIPWIVPSISLAFVGFGMFCSTAGLTAYVCDAYAKYAASAIAGIAFLENFMAAFLPLATQSMYRTLGFNWASSLLGFVALALSFIPLVLLRYGRKIREKSPFMSEAGYEE; this comes from the exons ATGGCATCTCTTCCGCCCATCTTGCGCTCCGAATCGAGTCTGTCTACGCAAAGCAGCAACAAAAAACCCCCACCAGAGTCCCCAACTCCAGCTACATCAACCTACAACGATCCCGAGTCCACACCGGAGCCTGTCTTTCTCACATGGGAATCCCCAAGCGACCCCGCCAACCCTTTCAACTTCTCTCTCTCAAAGAAATGGCGCACCACGCTCCTAGCTTGCTTTATGACCTTTGTTGTGCAGGTCTCTGGAACAATGTTTACCTCTGCCGCTGAGCAGATTAACGCCAGTTTTCACGTCAGTGATGAAGAGTTTCCACATTCGTATTGGCCGGTGTTGAGCTGGAACCTAGGAGGTGCAGCGGCGCCGATGCTGGGCTTGCCCCTGATGGAGAATTTCGGAGTGCGATGGAGTTATCTT GCCATCTATGCAGTCTTAATCATCTTCATCATTCCGCAGGCTCTGGCGCACAACTTCGCGACATTGATTGTTACGCGCATCATCACGGGTTCCTGCACGGGTGTGCTTGCGAATATCACATCGGGGATTGTGAGTGACATGTGGCGGGCTGGTCGAGCAAAGAGCTTCAGTACTTCGGTGTACATCTTTGCGCTGCTTGCTGGTCTGAACATGGGTCCTGTGTTTGGGAGTCTAGTTGTAAAGTACACTACTTGGCGATG GATCTTTTTTGGCCAGATCATATTCTACAGCGCTTTGATACCGATACTGTTCTTCTTGCTCCCAGAGGTTCGACCGGATGTCATCCTCGCCGAGCGCGCACGACGTATCCGAGCGACTACGGGTAAAGAGGTGTACGCTGAAGCCGAGAGGGGGCATACGAGTATCAGTGAGATCGTCAAAGAGACACTTGTTCGACCGACGCGCATGCTTTGCACCGAGGGCGTCGTTCTCTCCTTCGGGCTATGGAGCGCATTCTGCATTGGAACAGCCTTCATGTTCACGCAATCCATCGTCCAAGTCTTCTCTGAACTATACGGCTGGACCTTCTTTGGCACAGGACTTGTGCAGAGCGCTGTCGTGGTTGGGGAGCTCATCGGCCTTGTTGCATCCTTGGTGCAAGATCGAATCTACTTTGCATCGGCAAAACGCAACACTGAAACTCCCGGCGAGCCAATACCTGAGGCCCGACTTTACCTCAGCATACCTGCTTCATTCATCGGATTGAGTGGTGGATTGTTCTACTTTGCGTGGACATCGTACTCTTCGATACCATGGATTGTACCCAGCATATCGCTTGCTTTTGTGGGATTCGGCATGTTCTGCAGTACGGCTGGCTTGACAGCGTATGTTTGTGATGCATATGCAAAGTATGCTGCCAGTGCGATTGCTGGTATCGCGTTTCTGGAGAACTTCATGGCGGCCTTCTTGCCACTTGCTACGCAGAGCATGTATCGGACCCTGGGATTCAATTGGGCCAGCAGTTTGCTGGGTTTCGTTGCGTTGGCGCTGAGCTTTATCCCGCTGGTGTTGTTGCGATATGGGCGGAAGATTCGAGAGAAGAGCCCATTCATGAGTGAGGCTGGATACGAAGAGTaa
- a CDS encoding ubiquitin carboxyl-terminal hydrolase isozyme L4 codes for MAKKRFTMLENHPEVMNQLARDLGFDTNVYSFRDIWSLTDDDLLAFIPRPVLALLVIIPLTPTWNEARTAEDKDKPEYSGKGEDEPVIWFRQIIGNACGSIGLVHCLLNTEASKYIRPDSTLDDIRKDAIPKGIEERAKVLEASDAFEKAHRAAAKEGDTDEIPVGQNNGQHFVAFVKARDGHLWELEGDRKGPLDRGLLKEDEDVLSPAALEKGIGRLMRIESEKGGDLRFSAIALAPTLD; via the coding sequence ATGGCCAAAAAGCGCTTCACCATGCTGGAAAACCACCCAGAAGTCATGAACCAACTAGCCCGCGATCTCGGCTTCGACACCAACGTCTACTCCTTCCGCGACATCTGGTCCCTCACCGACGACGACCTACTAGCCTTCATCCCCAGACCAGTCTTAGCACTCCTCGTCATCATCCCCCTCACACCCACGTGGAACGAAGCGCGCACAGCCGAAGACAAAGACAAGCCCGAGTACTCCGGTAAAGGCGAAGACGAACCCGTCATCTGGTTCAGACAAATCATCGGAAACGCATGTGGCAGCATAGGTCTCGTACACTGTCTCCTCAACACCGAAGCCTCAAAGTACATCCGTCCAGACTCCACGCTCGATGACATCCGCAAGGACGCGATACCAAAGGGCATTGAGGAGCGCGCAAAAGTGCTCGAGGCTTCCGACGCGTTTGAGAAGGCGCATAGGGCTGCGGCAAAGGAAGGTGATACGGATGAGATTCCTGTGGGTCAGAACAACGGGCAACATTTTGTGGCATTTGTTAAGGCAAGGGATGGCCATTTGTGGGAGCTGGAGGGTGATCGTAAGGGTCCGCTTGATCGGGGGCTGCTAaaggaggatgaggatgtGCTTAGTCCTGCGGCGCTGGAGAAGGGTATTGGAAGGCTGATGAGGATTGAGAGTGAGAAGGGCGGGGATCTTAGGTTCTCTGCTATTGCGTTGGCACCTACCCTTGATTAG
- a CDS encoding Cupin-2 domain containing protein, with translation MDDEARTALSTMKMPRRAINYVPAKSGETLILPNNLICRIMEDGSRTDNRIGSAEFTVPPNTAGPPAHWHEMHDETFLVTQGVIRFHAPDGAAIDAKEGDYITVPIRAPHTFSNPTDEPAKFFNTYTPAFYIDYFKRLAEAFKEEGKWTNERNLQVMSQFATLPAGEMLAEAEKKN, from the exons ATGGACGACGAAGCCCGCACCGCCCTCTCAACCATGAAAATGCCCCGACGCGCCATAAACTACGTACCCGCCAAATCCGGCGAGACGCTTATTCTACCCAATAACCTCATCTGCCGCATCATGGAAGATGGCTCAAGAACCGACAACCGGATTGGCTCTGCCGAGTTCACCGTACCGCCGAATACAGCAGGCCCGCCTGCGCACTGGCATGAGATGCATGATGAGACATTTTTGGTTACGCAGGGTGTTATTAGG TTTCATGCCCCTGACGGCGCTGCAATCGATGCCAAAGAAGGGGACTACATAACGGTGCCGATCCGCGCGCCACATACGTTTTCGAATCCGACGGATGAGCCGGCAAAGTTCTTTAATACGTATACGCCTGCGTTTTATATCGATTACTTTAAGCGGCTGGCGGAGGCGTTCAAGGAGGAGGGCAAGTGGACAAATGAGAGGAATTTGCAGGTCATGAGTCAGTTTGCTACGTTGCCGGCCGGGGAGATGCTTGCGGAGGCAGAGAAGAAGAATTAG